Proteins from a single region of Budorcas taxicolor isolate Tak-1 chromosome 11, Takin1.1, whole genome shotgun sequence:
- the LOC128055944 gene encoding 60S ribosomal protein L17-like yields the protein MVCYSLDPENPTKSCKSRGSNLRVHFKNTRETAQVIKGMHIQKATKYLKDVTLKKQCVPFRHYNGGVGRCAQAKQWGWTQGRWPKKSAEFLLHMLKNAESNAELKGLDVDSLVIEHIQVNKAPKMRRRTYRAHGRINPYMSSPCHIEMILTEKEQIVPKPEEEVAQKKKISQKKLKKQKLMARE from the coding sequence ATGGTGTGCTATTCACTTGACccagaaaaccccacaaaatcatgcaaatcaagaggttcaaaTCTTCGTGTACACTTTAAGAACACTCGTGAAACCGCCCAGGTCATAAAGGGTATGCATATCCAAAAAGCCACCAAGTATCTGAAGGATGTCACGTTAAAGAAGCAGTGTGTGCCATTCCGCCACTACAACGGTGGAGTTGGCAGGTGTGCACAGGCCAAACAGTGGGGCTGGACTCAGGGTCGATGGCCCAAAAAGAGTGCTGAATTTTTACTACACATGCTCAAAAATGCAGAGAGTAATGCTGAACTTAAGGGCTTAGATGTAGATTCTCTGGTCATTGAGCACATCCAAGTGAACAAAGCCCCCAAGATGCGACGCAGGACTTACAGAGCTCATGGTCGGATCAACCCCTACATGAGCTCTCCCTGCCACATTGAGATGATCCTTACGGAAAAAGAACAGATTGTTCCTAAACCAGAAGAGGAGgttgcacagaagaaaaagatatcccagaagaaactgaagaaacaaaaacttatggCCCGGGAATAA